TCGCCCAAGCAGATACAAATATAGATGAAAAAGGTAAATTATTAGATAAAGAAATTACATGTAGATATGGTGATGAAATTGTTCACGTTAAAAAAGAACAAGTTGATTTAATGGACGTTTCACCTAAACAAATAGTTTCAGTTTCAGCAGGATTAATTCCATTCTTAGAACACGATGATGCCAACCGTGCACTTATGGGATCAAACATGCAAAGACAAGCAGTACCATTACTTAAAACAGAAGCTCCTTATGTAGGAACTGGACTTGAAAGAAAAGTTGCCATAGATTCAGGAGCAGTACTTTGTTCAAAAGTAAAAGGTGAAGTTACTTATGTAGATGCAAGTAAGATAATTATTACTGATGAAAAAGGTGATGAACACTTACATAGATTATTAAACTTTGAGAAATCAAACCAAAGTATGTGTTTACATCAAAAACCTATTATTGATTTAGGAGCAAAAGTTGAAAAAGGTGATATCTTAGCTGATGGACCATCTACAGCTGGTGGAGATTTAGCTTTAGGTAAAAATATATTACTAGCATTCATGCCTTGGGAAGGATACAACTTCGAGGATGGAATTCTAATTTCAGAAAGATTAAGAAAAGATGATGTATTCACTTCATTACATATAGAAGAATTTGATATTGAAGCTAGAACTACAAAACTTGGAGAAGAAGAAATAACAAGAGAAATACCTAATGTATCTGAAGAAGCATTACGTAACTTAGATAAAGATGGTATAGTAAGAATAGGTGCTTATGTTGAACCAGACGATATATTAGTTGGTAAAGTAACGCCTAAAGGTGAAAGTGAACCGCCTGCAGAAGAAAGACTATTAAGAGCAATCTTTGGAGAAAAAGCAAAAGATGTTAGAGATACATCACTTAGATTACCACACGGAGTTAAAGGAACTGTAGTAGATGTATTAGTTTTATCAAAAGAAAATAAAGATGACTTAAAAGCAGGAGTAAATAAAGTAGTAAGAATTTACGTTGCTGAAAAGAGAAAAATAATGGTTGGAGATAAAATGTCAGGAAGACATGGTAATAAAGGGGTTATATCTCGTGTATTACCAGTTGAAGACATGCCACATTTAGAAGATGGTACTCCAGTTGACGTATGCTTAAACCCATTAGGGGTTCCATCACGTATGAATATAGGACAAGTACTAGAGGTACATTTAGGACTTGCTATAGGGGATATGGATAAATATATCGCAACACCTGTATTTGATGGTGCAACAGAAGAAGATGTTAAGAATTATCTAGAAGAAGCTGGATATCCAAGAACAGGTAAAGTTAAACTTATAGATGGAAGAACTGGAGAATATTTTGATAATCCAGTAACAGTTGGAAGAATGTATATGTTAAAACTGCATCACTTAGTTGAAGATAAGATGCATGCTAGAGCAATAGGACCATACTCACTAGTTACTCAACAACCATTAGGAGGTAAAGCTCAATTTGGTGGACAAAGATTAGGAGAAATGGAAGTTTGGGCACTTGAAGCATATGGAGCATCAAATATCCTTCAAGAAATGTTAACTGTTAAGTCTGATGATATTAACGGAAGAACTAAGACTTATGAATCAATTATTAAAGGACAAGCTATGCCAGAAGCAGATGCACCTGAATCATTTAAAGTATTAGTTAAAGAATTCCAATCTTTAGGATTAGATGTAAATCTATATAATAAAGAGGGAGAAAGAATAGAATTAGACAATAATTTTGAAGGATAAAAAAACTAGAATAAGGAGGCTCATATTCGATGAGTATAAGAGATTTTGATAGTATTCAAATTAAACTTGCTTCACCAGAAAAGATTTTAGAATGGTCTTTTGGAGAAGTAACTAAATCAGAAACTATAAACTATAGAACTTTAAAACCAGAACCAGATGGTCTTTTCTGTGAAAAAATATTTGGACCAACTAAAGATTATGAATGTACTTGTGGTAAACATAAGAAAATGAAGGATAAAGGTACTGTTTGTGAAAAATGTAAAGTTACTATTACTACTTCTAAAGTTAGAAGAGAAAGAATGGGA
The Streptobacillus felis genome window above contains:
- the rpoB gene encoding DNA-directed RNA polymerase subunit beta, whose translation is MNNKLIKRYSFGKIKDRGEMPNFLEFQLDSYEDFLQTKRSHDARELKGLEAIFQETFPIESANGTLKLEYFGYEIHDSEAPLNDELECKKRGKTYSGQLKVNLRLTNNKTGEIKETLVHFGDIPLMTDKATFIINGAERVVVSQLHRSPGITFNKELNMQTGKDMFIGKIIPYKGTWLEFETDKNDVLNVKIDRKKKVLASVFLKAVKFFGTNAEIMDEFFEVKTVKLSPIIKKYKNIEDAKSVIRTEIEGSFVNEDVIDEKTGEIVIEAESFIDEIVVDKLLELNTEEITIWEVKPEDRMIAKSIKEDVTKSSDEAVVEVFKKLKPGDIVTVESAYNLIIPMFFNPQRYDFAPVGRYKINKRLKLEGEINEQDIVLTKNDVIATINYLKVLYNGGGTTDDIDNLSNRRVRGVGELLSIQIKGGVAKMSKMVREKMKTQDINTLTPQSLLNTKPLNALILEFFGSGQLSQFMDQSNPLAELTHKRRISALGPGGLSRDRAGFEVRDVHNSHYGRVCPIETPEGPNIGLIASLSTYGKVNKYGFIETPFVKVKNGVADFNDISYLAADEEEGLFIAQADTNIDEKGKLLDKEITCRYGDEIVHVKKEQVDLMDVSPKQIVSVSAGLIPFLEHDDANRALMGSNMQRQAVPLLKTEAPYVGTGLERKVAIDSGAVLCSKVKGEVTYVDASKIIITDEKGDEHLHRLLNFEKSNQSMCLHQKPIIDLGAKVEKGDILADGPSTAGGDLALGKNILLAFMPWEGYNFEDGILISERLRKDDVFTSLHIEEFDIEARTTKLGEEEITREIPNVSEEALRNLDKDGIVRIGAYVEPDDILVGKVTPKGESEPPAEERLLRAIFGEKAKDVRDTSLRLPHGVKGTVVDVLVLSKENKDDLKAGVNKVVRIYVAEKRKIMVGDKMSGRHGNKGVISRVLPVEDMPHLEDGTPVDVCLNPLGVPSRMNIGQVLEVHLGLAIGDMDKYIATPVFDGATEEDVKNYLEEAGYPRTGKVKLIDGRTGEYFDNPVTVGRMYMLKLHHLVEDKMHARAIGPYSLVTQQPLGGKAQFGGQRLGEMEVWALEAYGASNILQEMLTVKSDDINGRTKTYESIIKGQAMPEADAPESFKVLVKEFQSLGLDVNLYNKEGERIELDNNFEG